One window of Prionailurus bengalensis isolate Pbe53 chromosome B1, Fcat_Pben_1.1_paternal_pri, whole genome shotgun sequence genomic DNA carries:
- the LOC122472729 gene encoding arylamine N-acetyltransferase 1 — translation MDIEAYFERIGYKNSRNKLDLETLTDILQHQIRAIPFENLNIHCGETMELGLKAIFEQVVWRNRGGWCLQVNHLLYWVLTTIGYETTMLGGYVYSTAANKYSNAMIHLLLKVTTEGKNYIVDAGFGRSYQMWQPLELISGKDQPQVPCIFRLTEERGIWYLDQIRRQQYIANEEFLNSDLLEKNKYRKIYSFTLEPRTIEDFESVNTYLQTSPTSVFTSKSFCSLQTSEGVHCLVGCTLTYRKFNYKDNMDLVEFKVLNEEEVEQKLKNTFNISLERKFVPKHGDQFFTI, via the coding sequence ATGGACATTGAagcatattttgaaagaattggtTATAAGAATTCTAGGAACAAATTGGACTTGGAAACATTAACTGACATTCTTCAGCACCAGATCCGAGCCATTCCCTTTGAGAACCTTAACATCCATTGTGGGGAAACCATGGAATTGGGCTTGAAGGCCATTTTTGAGCAAGTTGTGTGGAGGAACCGTGGTGGATGGTGTCTCCAGGTCAATCATCTTCTGTACTGGGTTCTGACCACAATTGGTTATGAGACCACAATGTTGGGGGGTTATGTGTACAGTACTGCAGCCAACAAATATAGTAATGCTATGATTCATCTCCTGCTGAAGGTGACTACTGAGGGTAAGAATTACATAGTGGATGCTGGATTTGGACGTTCTTACCAGATGTGGCAGCCTCTGGAGTTAATTTCTGGAAAGGATCAGCCTCAAGTGCCTTGCATCTTCCGCTtgacagaagagagaggaatCTGGTACCTGGACCAAATCAGAAGACAGCAGTACATTGCAAATGAAGAATTTCTTAATTCTGAtctcctggaaaaaaataaataccgaAAAATATACTCCTTTACTCTTGAACCTCGAACAATTGAAGATTTTGAGTCTGTGAATACATACCTTCAGACATCTCCAACATCTGTGTTTACAAGCAAGTCATTCTGTTCCTTGCAGACATCTGAAGGGGTTCACTGTTTAGTGGGCTGCACCCTTACCTATAGGAAATTCAATTATAAGGACAATATGGATTTGGTAGAGTTTAAGGTCCTGAATGAAGAAGAAGTAGAACAAAagctgaaaaatacatttaatatttccttAGAGAGAAAGTTTGTGCCCAAACATGGTGATCAATTTTTTACCATTTAG